In Microbacterium pumilum, the following proteins share a genomic window:
- a CDS encoding electron transfer flavoprotein subunit alpha/FixB family protein, which yields MTFAEDSILVLLDVTPSGQLAKSAAGLLGAAASVGTPVALVVAPGSAVEAIAGDAAALGAVHVLTAEGDSARLTVPLVDALAAASDLVRPDAILVSHSVEGRDVAGRLAARTRSGLAVDAVGVSRDPEGVVAHHSVYGGAYNVDSAVTWGAPVITVRQGSIDARAESVGSPVVESLDVTASGRKAASVVSVDETVVVSSRPELRGAAKVVSGGRGLGSEEKFALVDQLADALGAAVGASRAAVDAGYVPQSYQVGQTGVSVSPQLYIALGISGAIQHKAGMQTAKTIVAINKDADAPIFEIADFGVVGDLFTVVPQLIAALEAKKA from the coding sequence ATGACGTTCGCTGAAGACTCGATCCTCGTGCTGCTCGATGTGACCCCATCCGGCCAGCTCGCCAAGAGCGCCGCGGGACTCCTCGGCGCGGCCGCATCGGTGGGCACCCCGGTCGCCCTCGTCGTAGCACCCGGCTCGGCGGTCGAGGCGATCGCGGGTGATGCAGCGGCCCTCGGCGCGGTCCATGTGCTCACCGCCGAAGGAGACTCCGCCCGGCTGACGGTTCCACTGGTGGATGCCCTGGCTGCGGCGTCCGACCTGGTGCGCCCTGACGCGATTCTGGTGTCACACTCCGTCGAGGGTCGGGATGTCGCGGGCAGATTGGCGGCACGGACGCGTTCGGGGCTGGCGGTGGATGCGGTCGGAGTCTCTCGCGACCCGGAGGGTGTGGTCGCGCACCACTCGGTGTACGGCGGCGCCTACAACGTGGACTCCGCGGTGACCTGGGGAGCTCCCGTCATCACCGTCCGGCAGGGTTCGATCGACGCGCGCGCGGAGTCGGTGGGCTCACCCGTCGTGGAGAGTCTCGATGTGACCGCATCCGGCCGGAAGGCCGCATCCGTCGTCTCTGTCGACGAGACGGTCGTGGTCTCGTCGCGTCCCGAGCTGCGGGGTGCGGCCAAGGTCGTCTCGGGAGGCCGCGGGCTCGGATCGGAGGAGAAGTTCGCCCTTGTCGACCAGCTGGCCGACGCGCTCGGCGCCGCGGTGGGCGCGTCGCGCGCGGCCGTCGACGCCGGATACGTTCCGCAGTCATACCAAGTCGGCCAGACCGGAGTGTCGGTGTCGCCGCAGCTGTACATCGCCCTGGGCATCTCTGGCGCCATCCAGCACAAGGCCGGCATGCAGACCGCCAAGACGATCGTCGCGATCAACAAAGACGCGGATGCGCCGATCTTCGAGATCGCCGACTTCGGCGTGGTCGGCGACCTGTTCACCGTGGTGCCGCAGCTGATCGCGGCGCTCGAGGCGAAGAAGGCGTAA
- a CDS encoding HNH endonuclease signature motif containing protein — translation MNTLAAALEAVDAALAGVVEEMFAADDAQGVSDDELLAVLGLSARIARRAEAVQIESVAQIYYRSSVPARDERMTSRYGCRSTNELVQRVTRASSRSAAELVKAGHVIIREVAPSSGETLPAEYPAMRAVLASGHVGLDGLLAVVGPLAGVAGVAGRAAHQAADEELAAAARGEGVDAAPPACADDLRALASVWATYLDQDGAEPREAVAMRKRGLAVGVCRDGLVPVRGNLLPEVAGQLKLVFDSILNPKVDGSSSGPEFRQTGPEGAPVDSLADDRTRAQKQHDAFATAIFKVAGSGALPTLGGAAPTLVVSVRAADLQSGRGFAHIDGFDEPVSLSLARQVACCGNVERVISDKRGRIVAIETSDRIFNYHQRLGIALRDGECIIPGCHVPASWCEIHHVREHSRGGSTGTDNGVPLCWHHHRTLDCSGWQIRMNHGVPDVRGPTWWDGSGTWRAVTMSPTRLRERLGERTTGT, via the coding sequence ATGAACACCCTCGCTGCAGCGCTCGAAGCAGTCGATGCGGCGCTCGCGGGTGTCGTCGAGGAGATGTTCGCTGCTGACGACGCGCAGGGCGTTTCGGACGACGAGTTGCTCGCGGTACTCGGGTTGTCGGCGCGCATCGCTCGCCGAGCGGAGGCGGTGCAGATCGAGAGCGTCGCGCAGATTTACTACCGATCGAGCGTGCCGGCGCGCGATGAGCGGATGACGTCGCGATATGGATGTCGATCGACCAACGAGCTGGTGCAGCGGGTTACGCGGGCATCGTCCCGCTCCGCGGCCGAGCTGGTCAAAGCAGGACACGTGATCATCCGCGAGGTTGCGCCATCGTCGGGAGAGACGCTCCCGGCTGAGTATCCCGCCATGCGTGCGGTGCTCGCGTCCGGGCATGTCGGTCTCGACGGCCTGCTCGCCGTTGTGGGGCCGCTCGCCGGCGTCGCCGGTGTCGCGGGCCGTGCCGCGCATCAGGCGGCCGATGAGGAGCTTGCCGCCGCAGCGCGAGGCGAGGGGGTGGATGCTGCTCCTCCGGCCTGCGCCGACGACCTTCGCGCCCTCGCATCTGTGTGGGCGACCTACCTCGACCAGGACGGCGCGGAGCCCCGCGAAGCGGTCGCGATGCGCAAACGTGGATTGGCTGTCGGCGTCTGCCGCGACGGCCTCGTGCCGGTGCGCGGCAACCTCCTGCCCGAGGTGGCAGGCCAGCTGAAACTCGTATTCGACAGCATCCTGAATCCGAAGGTCGATGGCTCCTCGTCAGGTCCCGAGTTTCGCCAGACAGGTCCCGAGGGTGCCCCGGTCGACAGCCTCGCCGATGACCGCACGCGCGCGCAGAAGCAGCACGATGCCTTCGCGACGGCGATCTTCAAGGTCGCGGGTTCGGGCGCCCTGCCGACGCTCGGCGGCGCGGCTCCGACATTGGTGGTCTCCGTACGCGCCGCAGATCTGCAGAGCGGTCGCGGATTCGCCCACATCGACGGCTTCGACGAGCCGGTGTCACTGAGTCTTGCCCGGCAGGTCGCGTGCTGCGGCAACGTCGAGCGGGTGATCAGCGACAAGCGAGGCCGCATCGTGGCGATCGAGACGTCCGATCGGATCTTCAACTACCACCAAAGGCTCGGGATTGCTCTTCGCGACGGGGAGTGCATCATTCCGGGGTGCCACGTCCCTGCGAGCTGGTGTGAAATCCATCATGTCCGTGAGCATTCTCGCGGCGGCTCGACCGGCACCGACAACGGTGTTCCGCTCTGCTGGCACCACCATCGAACGCTCGACTGCAGCGGATGGCAGATCCGCATGAATCACGGCGTCCCCGATGTGCGCGGACCGACCTGGTGGGATGGCTCGGGCACGTGGCGGGCGGTCACGATGTCACCCACCCGATTGCGCGAACGCCTGGGTGAACGCACGACAGGCACCTGA
- a CDS encoding MarR family transcriptional regulator: protein MPRSGPLPVDPIAEAKRQWSAHGWTDAAAGMSVVTSIIRAQQLLMARIDGALKPFALSFARYEMLRLLGFTRQGRMPMASAIARLQVHPTSVTNTVDRLVRDGLIVREPHPIDGRAAMLVLTPAGRDLVDRATRALNTEVFADPALAEEDMVALVRILARFRKDAGDFTDPRPIPDPL, encoded by the coding sequence ATGCCCAGATCGGGACCGCTTCCCGTCGATCCGATCGCCGAAGCCAAGCGCCAGTGGTCGGCGCATGGATGGACGGATGCCGCGGCCGGCATGTCGGTCGTGACTTCGATCATCCGCGCCCAGCAGCTGCTGATGGCGCGCATCGACGGTGCGCTGAAACCGTTTGCGCTCTCGTTCGCACGGTACGAGATGCTGCGCCTGCTGGGCTTCACCCGCCAGGGACGGATGCCGATGGCGAGCGCCATCGCACGGCTGCAGGTGCACCCCACGAGCGTGACGAACACCGTCGACCGCCTCGTCCGCGACGGCCTGATCGTGCGTGAGCCGCACCCGATCGACGGCCGGGCTGCGATGCTCGTGCTCACGCCTGCGGGTCGCGACCTCGTCGACCGCGCCACCCGCGCGCTCAACACCGAGGTGTTCGCCGACCCCGCACTCGCCGAGGAGGACATGGTCGCGCTCGTGCGGATACTCGCGCGCTTCCGCAAGGATGCCGGGGACTTCACGGATCCCCGGCCGATCCCCGACCCGCTCTGA
- a CDS encoding GNAT family N-acetyltransferase encodes MEAELQTDVVVRPVRDVDAEALGRVHATCWHETYDHLISKAALEKISPRRMAELWTHWAVQGPEFKMFAALVDGEIVGFAGSGPARDKDAPRFRELYFIYLLDAWHGTGIGQKLFDAVIDEDEQVYLWVADDNPRAHRFYVRNGFAADGAAHTEPFLGETLTEVRFAR; translated from the coding sequence ATGGAAGCCGAACTGCAGACCGACGTCGTCGTCCGTCCGGTGCGGGATGTCGACGCCGAGGCACTGGGACGGGTGCACGCGACGTGCTGGCACGAAACATACGACCACCTGATCAGCAAGGCCGCTCTCGAGAAGATCTCCCCTCGGCGCATGGCCGAACTCTGGACGCACTGGGCGGTGCAGGGCCCTGAGTTCAAGATGTTCGCCGCGCTCGTCGACGGTGAGATCGTCGGATTCGCCGGCTCCGGCCCGGCGCGCGACAAGGACGCCCCGCGGTTCCGCGAGCTGTACTTCATCTACCTCCTCGACGCCTGGCATGGTACGGGCATCGGCCAGAAGCTCTTCGACGCCGTCATCGACGAAGACGAGCAGGTCTACCTCTGGGTGGCCGACGACAACCCCCGCGCCCACCGTTTCTACGTCCGCAACGGCTTCGCCGCCGACGGCGCCGCCCACACCGAGCCGTTCCTGGGTGAGACGCTCACCGAGGTGCGGTTCGCCCGCTGA
- a CDS encoding cytochrome b/b6 domain-containing protein yields MTAQAVTPEREVAEAEGARVAEVAASAAVTSQNPTLEQDVAADATALRRGLPRVAGGEPWPPAGAVATHRIVATATPAAAATPAVADTPVVADTPAVAATPPVAATPPVADTPAVADTPAVAELVEAPAGPSTSSGTAPSPAVDFSVPLPFTRTVWPGKDAFVRPEPTPEPKRYGPFTRLQWAGAVIVGGAGLLFAAGMAVLFVRWFLSLEFMQEFLITYPGEYPLPEGAPVGIPPWLGWQHFFNVFLMVLIIRSGLQVRTEKRPSAFWSRRNSKRKISLNLWFHQSLDILWIVNGVIFIALLFATGQWMKLVPTSWAVFPNAISAGLQYVSLDWPTENGWVNYNSLQQLAYFVTVFLAAPLAIATGARMSGIWPKNAKGLNKAYPVEWARAVHFPVMLYFVAFIIVHVTLVFATGALRNLNHMYASQDVVNWVGFWIFVASMVVIAAGWVAARPLVLAPIARLFGKVSGR; encoded by the coding sequence GTGACCGCGCAGGCGGTGACACCCGAGCGCGAAGTTGCTGAGGCCGAGGGCGCTCGGGTGGCAGAGGTTGCGGCATCCGCCGCGGTGACCTCCCAGAACCCGACGCTCGAACAGGATGTCGCGGCGGACGCGACTGCGCTGCGCCGAGGACTCCCGCGCGTCGCCGGCGGCGAGCCGTGGCCTCCGGCCGGTGCGGTCGCCACTCACCGGATCGTCGCCACCGCCACCCCGGCGGCCGCTGCCACCCCGGCGGTCGCAGACACGCCAGTGGTCGCAGACACGCCAGCGGTCGCTGCCACCCCACCGGTCGCTGCCACCCCACCGGTCGCAGACACGCCTGCGGTCGCAGACACGCCAGCGGTCGCTGAGCTTGTCGAAGCGCCCGCGGGCCCTTCGACAAGCTCAGGTACGGCTCCTTCTCCTGCGGTCGACTTCAGCGTGCCGCTGCCCTTCACGCGGACCGTGTGGCCGGGCAAGGACGCCTTCGTCCGGCCCGAGCCCACGCCTGAGCCGAAGCGGTACGGCCCGTTCACCCGTCTGCAGTGGGCGGGTGCGGTGATCGTCGGCGGTGCCGGGCTGTTGTTCGCGGCGGGCATGGCGGTGCTGTTCGTACGGTGGTTCCTCAGCCTGGAGTTCATGCAGGAGTTCCTCATCACCTACCCGGGCGAGTACCCGCTGCCCGAAGGGGCGCCCGTCGGGATTCCGCCGTGGCTCGGCTGGCAGCACTTCTTCAACGTGTTCCTGATGGTGCTGATCATCCGCAGCGGGCTGCAGGTGCGCACCGAGAAGCGCCCCAGCGCGTTCTGGTCACGACGGAACAGCAAGCGCAAGATCAGCCTGAACCTGTGGTTCCACCAGTCGCTCGACATCCTGTGGATCGTCAACGGCGTGATCTTCATCGCGCTGCTGTTCGCCACGGGCCAGTGGATGAAGCTCGTGCCGACGAGCTGGGCGGTGTTCCCGAATGCGATCAGCGCCGGACTGCAGTACGTGTCGCTGGACTGGCCGACCGAGAACGGCTGGGTCAACTACAACAGCCTGCAGCAGCTCGCCTACTTCGTGACGGTGTTCCTCGCTGCGCCACTCGCTATCGCCACCGGGGCGAGGATGAGCGGCATCTGGCCGAAGAACGCCAAGGGCCTCAACAAGGCGTACCCCGTCGAGTGGGCGCGGGCGGTGCACTTCCCGGTGATGCTGTACTTCGTGGCGTTCATCATCGTGCACGTCACGCTGGTCTTCGCGACCGGGGCGCTGCGAAACCTGAACCACATGTACGCGTCGCAGGATGTGGTCAACTGGGTCGGATTCTGGATCTTCGTCGCATCGATGGTCGTGATCGCCGCGGGCTGGGTCGCCGCACGCCCCCTCGTCCTGGCCCCGATCGCCCGGCTGTTCGGCAAGGTCAGCGGACGCTGA
- a CDS encoding enoyl-CoA hydratase, which translates to MTSYDTILVETRGRVGWITLNRPDALNALNTQVMTDVVAAASAFDADEAIGAIVLTGSERAFAAGADIKEMESKSGLDVLMGDHFGGWAQFAAVRTPVIAAVSGYALGGGCELAMMCDIIIAADTAKFGQPEINLGVIPGMGGSQRLLRAVGYYKAADLILTGRMMDAAEAERSGLVSRVVPAAELLAEAGKTAETIAAKSLPSVYAAKAALDAAMETTLAEGLRFERHVFASLFDTSDQKEGMSAFREKRSPDFTNR; encoded by the coding sequence ATGACGAGCTACGACACCATTCTGGTGGAGACGCGCGGCCGCGTCGGCTGGATCACGCTGAACCGGCCCGATGCGCTCAACGCCCTGAACACGCAGGTGATGACGGATGTCGTGGCCGCGGCATCCGCTTTCGATGCGGATGAGGCGATCGGCGCCATCGTGCTCACCGGATCGGAGCGCGCGTTCGCCGCGGGAGCCGACATCAAGGAGATGGAGTCCAAGTCCGGACTCGACGTGCTGATGGGCGATCATTTCGGCGGGTGGGCGCAGTTCGCGGCGGTTCGGACCCCGGTGATCGCCGCCGTGTCGGGCTATGCCCTCGGAGGCGGCTGCGAGCTCGCGATGATGTGCGACATCATCATCGCCGCAGACACCGCGAAGTTCGGCCAGCCCGAGATCAACCTCGGCGTCATCCCCGGGATGGGCGGATCGCAGCGGCTGCTCCGTGCCGTGGGGTACTACAAGGCTGCCGACCTGATCCTCACGGGACGGATGATGGATGCCGCCGAAGCCGAGCGCTCGGGCCTTGTGTCGCGGGTCGTCCCCGCGGCCGAGCTGCTCGCCGAGGCGGGCAAGACGGCCGAGACGATCGCCGCGAAGTCGCTTCCGTCCGTGTATGCCGCGAAGGCGGCGCTGGATGCGGCGATGGAGACGACGCTGGCCGAGGGCCTGAGATTCGAGCGCCACGTCTTCGCATCGCTCTTCGACACCTCCGACCAGAAAGAGGGCATGTCGGCCTTCCGCGAGAAGCGCAGCCCGGATTTCACCAACCGGTGA
- a CDS encoding acyl-CoA dehydrogenase family protein, with protein MTMTLTPTTSDERAAILDAVRDFAQSELAPHALEWDEQKHFPREALGRAGELGLGGIYVREDVGGSELSRSDTAAIIEELAYADPAIAAYISIHNMVAWMIDTYGSDEQRQLWLPRLTAMTDFGAYCLTEPGAGSDAAALATSAIRVADGQGGEEYVLTGVKQFISGAGEASVYVVMARTDPSTGSGTGGARGISAFLVPADAPGLSFGANEKKMGWNAQPTRQVILDAVRVPASALLGVEGQGFKIAMSGLNGGRVSIAACSLGGAQFALDRALRYVHERYTFGEPLAEKQAVVFALADMATELRAARALVRDAAIALDEKSPDVAMQCAMAKRFATDTGFRIANEALQLHGGYGYLHEYGIEKVVRDLRVHQILEGTNEIMRVIIGRELVEGSR; from the coding sequence ATGACGATGACCCTGACCCCCACCACGTCCGACGAACGTGCGGCGATCCTCGACGCCGTGCGCGACTTCGCGCAGTCCGAGCTCGCGCCGCATGCGCTGGAGTGGGACGAGCAGAAGCACTTCCCCCGCGAGGCGCTGGGCCGTGCCGGCGAACTGGGTCTCGGCGGCATCTACGTCCGCGAGGATGTGGGGGGTTCGGAGCTGAGCCGGTCGGACACGGCTGCGATCATCGAGGAGCTCGCCTACGCCGACCCTGCGATCGCCGCCTACATCTCGATCCACAACATGGTCGCGTGGATGATCGACACCTACGGCAGCGACGAGCAGCGACAGCTGTGGCTGCCGCGACTCACCGCCATGACCGACTTCGGCGCGTACTGCCTCACCGAACCCGGAGCGGGGTCGGATGCCGCGGCGCTCGCGACGAGCGCGATCCGGGTTGCTGACGGGCAGGGTGGCGAGGAGTACGTGCTGACGGGAGTGAAGCAGTTCATCTCGGGCGCGGGCGAGGCATCCGTCTACGTGGTCATGGCGCGCACCGATCCTTCGACGGGCTCGGGGACCGGTGGTGCGCGCGGCATCAGCGCGTTCCTGGTGCCTGCCGACGCTCCGGGACTGTCGTTCGGCGCGAACGAGAAGAAGATGGGATGGAACGCCCAGCCGACGAGGCAGGTGATCCTCGACGCGGTGCGCGTGCCGGCATCCGCCCTGCTCGGGGTGGAGGGCCAGGGCTTCAAGATCGCGATGTCGGGACTCAACGGCGGCCGCGTCAGCATCGCCGCCTGCTCGCTCGGCGGCGCCCAGTTCGCCCTCGACCGGGCGCTGCGCTACGTGCACGAGCGCTACACGTTCGGTGAGCCGCTGGCCGAGAAGCAGGCCGTCGTCTTCGCTCTCGCCGACATGGCGACGGAGCTGCGGGCGGCCCGCGCGCTCGTCCGCGATGCAGCCATCGCGCTCGACGAGAAGTCGCCAGACGTGGCGATGCAGTGCGCGATGGCCAAGCGATTCGCGACCGACACCGGCTTCCGTATCGCGAACGAGGCGCTCCAGCTGCACGGCGGCTACGGCTACCTGCACGAGTACGGCATCGAGAAGGTGGTGCGCGACCTGCGCGTGCACCAGATCCTCGAGGGCACGAACGAGATCATGCGCGTCATCATCGGCCGCGAGCTCGTCGAGGGCTCGCGATGA
- the cofE gene encoding coenzyme F420-0:L-glutamate ligase: MLQAWALEGIPEITAGADLVSLIADAAAGALADGDILVVTSKIVSKAEGRTVAADDREDAITAETVRVVASRQTPNGGTTRIVQNRLGIVSAAAGVDASNTPHGTVLLLPMDPDASARALATGLRSLLGVEVGVIVSDTLGRAWREGQTDSAIGAAGLHVFEDLRGGTDAEGRALVVTMPCVADEIAAAADLVKGKTSRRPVAVVRGRADLVGSLDLPGARSIVRPLERDMFRLGADEAYAEGFAAGTALSPSGP; encoded by the coding sequence GTGCTGCAGGCTTGGGCTCTCGAGGGCATCCCGGAGATCACCGCCGGCGCTGATCTCGTGAGCCTGATCGCAGACGCCGCGGCCGGCGCGCTGGCAGACGGCGACATCCTCGTGGTGACGTCGAAGATCGTCTCGAAGGCCGAAGGCCGCACGGTCGCCGCCGACGATCGTGAAGACGCCATCACCGCCGAGACCGTGCGTGTGGTGGCAAGTCGTCAGACACCGAACGGCGGCACCACCCGCATCGTGCAGAATCGTCTCGGCATCGTGTCGGCCGCCGCCGGGGTCGATGCCTCGAACACTCCCCACGGCACCGTTCTGCTGCTGCCGATGGATCCGGATGCCTCGGCCCGAGCCCTCGCGACGGGCCTGCGATCGCTGCTCGGCGTAGAAGTCGGCGTCATCGTGTCGGACACCCTCGGCCGCGCATGGCGGGAAGGGCAGACCGACTCCGCGATCGGGGCCGCCGGCCTGCACGTCTTCGAGGATCTGCGCGGCGGGACGGATGCTGAGGGCCGAGCGCTCGTCGTGACCATGCCGTGCGTCGCCGACGAGATCGCCGCTGCGGCCGACCTGGTGAAGGGCAAGACGTCGCGACGGCCGGTCGCCGTCGTCCGCGGTCGCGCCGACCTCGTCGGCAGCCTGGACCTGCCCGGGGCGCGATCGATCGTGCGCCCGCTCGAGCGCGACATGTTCCGCCTCGGTGCGGACGAGGCCTACGCCGAGGGATTTGCGGCGGGCACGGCACTGAGCCCCTCCGGTCCCTGA
- a CDS encoding type VI secretion system tube protein Hcp, which yields MFLKIDAIPGDATEKGHEKWIPLLSADGGVSQAVGMAHHGGGAGAGKAEFRPAAFTAWTSVATPLLFAACVSGKHAATATFEALREGDRPVLFMRWDFEDVLVTTVGTVGGGGGPSLADSFALSYNRIRVTTFSQDPKGGLGTATARGWDLVANRAW from the coding sequence ATGTTCCTGAAGATCGACGCAATACCGGGCGACGCGACGGAGAAGGGTCACGAGAAGTGGATCCCGCTGCTGTCGGCGGACGGCGGGGTCAGCCAAGCGGTGGGAATGGCGCATCACGGGGGCGGCGCCGGAGCCGGCAAGGCAGAGTTCCGCCCGGCGGCGTTCACCGCGTGGACCAGTGTTGCCACACCGCTCCTGTTCGCAGCGTGCGTGTCGGGCAAGCACGCCGCAACCGCCACGTTCGAGGCGCTGCGCGAAGGAGACCGGCCCGTCCTGTTCATGAGGTGGGACTTCGAGGACGTCCTCGTCACGACGGTCGGCACAGTGGGCGGCGGAGGTGGCCCGAGTCTGGCGGACTCATTCGCGCTGTCGTACAACCGCATCCGGGTGACGACCTTCTCGCAGGACCCCAAGGGAGGCCTCGGCACGGCCACGGCACGCGGCTGGGACCTCGTCGCCAACCGCGCCTGGTAG
- a CDS encoding electron transfer flavoprotein subunit beta/FixA family protein yields the protein MKIVVLVKEVPDTYGDRKLSLETGLADRGASETVLDEIGERSLEVALSFADKNPGTEVVVMSMAPEGSAATVRKGLAMGAASAVHIADEGLVGADLGLTAEVLAAALQRTGFDLVIAGNQSTDGSGGVMPAMIAELLDLPAATSLNSVEIADGKVSGERASDGATISVTAELPAVISITERLPDARFPNFKGIMAAKKKPFETVTLADLAVEPEDHSASRSIIIGLSEKPPRAAGVTIVDDGNAGEQLADFLIQNRLA from the coding sequence ATGAAGATCGTCGTCCTGGTCAAGGAGGTCCCGGACACGTACGGGGATCGCAAGCTGTCGTTGGAGACAGGCCTTGCGGACCGTGGTGCGTCCGAGACGGTGCTGGATGAGATCGGCGAGCGCTCCCTCGAGGTCGCCCTGTCCTTTGCAGACAAGAACCCGGGCACGGAGGTCGTCGTGATGTCGATGGCGCCGGAAGGATCGGCCGCGACGGTGCGAAAGGGTCTCGCGATGGGCGCCGCGTCGGCCGTGCACATCGCCGACGAAGGGCTCGTCGGCGCGGACCTCGGACTCACCGCCGAGGTGCTCGCCGCCGCGCTGCAGCGCACCGGGTTCGATCTCGTGATCGCGGGCAACCAGTCGACGGACGGTTCCGGGGGAGTGATGCCGGCGATGATCGCCGAGCTGCTCGACCTGCCCGCCGCGACCTCGCTGAACTCCGTCGAGATCGCCGACGGCAAGGTCTCGGGCGAGCGCGCGTCGGACGGCGCCACGATCAGCGTGACGGCCGAACTGCCCGCGGTGATCTCCATCACCGAGCGACTGCCGGACGCCCGGTTCCCGAACTTCAAGGGCATCATGGCGGCGAAGAAGAAGCCGTTCGAGACGGTGACCCTTGCCGACCTCGCCGTCGAGCCCGAGGATCACTCGGCATCCCGGTCGATCATCATCGGGCTGTCCGAGAAGCCGCCGCGCGCGGCGGGAGTGACGATCGTCGACGACGGGAACGCCGGCGAGCAGCTCGCGGACTTCCTCATCCAGAACCGGCTCGCGTAG
- the mmsB gene encoding 3-hydroxyisobutyrate dehydrogenase, translated as MIFRQAEGGSRAARVAFLGLGHMGLPMAKNLSAAGHDVVGFDVFPAAVDAAREAGLGVAASGTDAAAAADVVITMFQSGAQVIEAYRGVDGAAGLLAVAAPGTLFIDSSTIAVDEARAAHALAEAAGHRSLDAPVSGGVVGAENATLAFMVGGSDEDFAAAAPLLEAMGRRIVHCGGAGLGQAAKVCNNMILAVSQIAVAEAFVLGERLGLEHQALFDVASNASGQCWALTTNCPVPGPVPTSPANRDYQPGFAGSLMSKDLGLAEQAIDLTGVDARMGRLAREIYLEFAAGPGAGQDFSGIINTIRTDSAPA; from the coding sequence ATGATCTTCCGACAGGCTGAGGGCGGGTCACGCGCTGCGCGCGTGGCGTTCCTGGGCCTCGGGCACATGGGCCTGCCGATGGCGAAGAACCTGTCGGCGGCTGGACACGATGTCGTCGGGTTCGACGTGTTCCCCGCCGCCGTCGATGCGGCGCGCGAAGCGGGGCTGGGGGTCGCAGCGTCGGGGACGGATGCCGCAGCCGCGGCCGACGTCGTCATCACGATGTTCCAGAGCGGCGCACAGGTGATCGAGGCGTATCGCGGAGTCGACGGGGCCGCGGGGCTCCTGGCCGTCGCGGCACCCGGCACCCTGTTCATCGACTCCTCGACCATCGCCGTCGACGAGGCGCGTGCCGCGCATGCCCTGGCCGAGGCTGCCGGACATCGCTCGCTCGACGCACCCGTATCGGGCGGGGTCGTCGGCGCCGAGAACGCCACGCTCGCGTTCATGGTCGGCGGGTCGGACGAGGACTTCGCCGCGGCGGCTCCCCTGCTCGAGGCGATGGGCCGCCGCATCGTGCACTGCGGCGGCGCCGGGCTCGGCCAGGCGGCCAAGGTGTGCAACAACATGATCCTCGCGGTGTCGCAGATCGCGGTCGCCGAAGCCTTCGTACTGGGCGAGCGGCTCGGGCTCGAACATCAGGCGCTCTTCGACGTGGCCTCGAACGCGTCCGGTCAGTGCTGGGCGCTGACGACGAACTGCCCGGTTCCCGGACCTGTGCCGACAAGCCCCGCCAACCGCGACTATCAGCCGGGCTTCGCGGGCTCGCTCATGTCGAAGGATCTCGGGCTCGCCGAGCAGGCGATCGATCTGACCGGCGTCGACGCACGGATGGGGCGGCTCGCACGCGAGATCTACCTCGAGTTCGCGGCCGGCCCCGGAGCCGGGCAGGATTTCTCAGGGATCATCAACACGATCCGCACCGACAGCGCCCCAGCCTGA